From a single Zygotorulaspora mrakii chromosome 2, complete sequence genomic region:
- the URA3 gene encoding orotidine-5'-phosphate decarboxylase (similar to Saccharomyces cerevisiae URA3 (YEL021W); ancestral locus Anc_1.453), with translation MTAATATYEERAAKHPSPVASKLLHLMQDKQTNLCASLDVRTTAELLALADTLGPYICLLKTHVDILSDFSMEGTVKPLKELSAKHRFLIFEDRKFADIGNTVKLQYSSGVYEIAKWADITNAHGVTGPGIVAGLKQAAEEVTEEPRGLLMLAELSSKGSLAHGDYTKGTVEIAKTDKNFVIGFIAQQSMGGRDEGFDWLIMTPGVGLDEKGDALGQQYRTVDDVMSTGSDIIIVGRGLFAKGRDPNVEGERYRKAGWNAYLKRCNLVSQD, from the coding sequence ATGACAGCTGCAACTGCTACTTACGAAGAAAGGGCTGCGAAGCATCCAAGCCCAGTCGCTTCCAAATTGTTACACTTAATGCAAGATAAGCAGACTAATTTATGTGCATCATTAGACGTTCGTACAACCGCTGAATTGCTGGCATTGGCAGATACTTTAGGACCTTATATATGTCTCCTAAAGACGcatgttgatattttgtcGGATTTTAGCATGGAAGGGACCGTGAAGCCTTTGAAGGAATTATCCGCAAAGCATAGATTTCTGATCTTTGAAGATAGAAAATTCGCAGATATAGGCAACACCGTTAAACTACAGTATTCTTCAGGTGTTTATGAGATTGCGAAATGGGCAGACATTACGAATGCACATGGTGTTACCGGTCCAGGTATTGTAGCAGGCCTAAAACAAGCTGCTGAAGAGGTTACTGAAGAGCCGCGGGGATTGCTTATGTTGGCAGAGCTGTCATCCAAAGGATCTCTGGCCCACGGAGATTACACCAAGGGTACCGTGGAGATCGCCAAAACTGATAAAAATTTCGTCATTGGTTTTATTGCCCAGCAGAGCATGGGGGGCAGAGACGAAGGTTTCGATTGGCTAATCATGACTCCCGGTGTTGGACTTGATGAAAAAGGCGATGCGTTGGGCCAACAATACAGAACTGTGGATGATGTTATGTCCACTGGATCAGATATAATTATCGTCGGTAGAGGACTATTCGCCAAAGGCAGAGATCCAAACGTCGAGGGTGAACGTTACAGAAAAGCCGGGTGGAATGCTTATTTGAAGAGATGTAACCTCGTTTCTCAAGATTAA
- the TIM9 gene encoding protein transporter TIM9 (similar to Saccharomyces cerevisiae TIM9 (YEL020W- A); ancestral locus Anc_1.452), whose product MESLNGKEQQEFQKLVEQKQMKDFMRLYSNLVERCFADCVNDFTSAKLTSKEHSCIMKCSEKFLKHSERVGQRFQEQNAALGQGLGR is encoded by the coding sequence ATGGAATCACTAAATGGTAAAGAACAGCaggaatttcaaaagttggTGGAACAGAAACAaatgaaagatttcatGCGTTTGTACTCCAATTTAGTGGAAAGATGTTTTGCAGACTGTGTAAATGACTTCACCTCCGCCAAACTAACCAGCAAGGAACACAGTTGTATTATGAAATGTTCTGAGAAGTTTCTCAAACATAGTGAACGCGTCGGGCAGCGttttcaagaacaaaatGCTGCACTAGGTCAAGGTCTTGGTCGTTGA